The following are from one region of the Polyangiaceae bacterium genome:
- a CDS encoding sigma-54-dependent Fis family transcriptional regulator — protein sequence MTEQNKRRPKVLVADDQGDIVAALRLLLKQNGYDCIPAATPAEVLQQAEVQDLDLCLVDMNYARDTTSGGEGLELVSKLARVAPDVPVLVMTAWSSVGSAVEAMKRGARDYIEKPWQNERLLAAIKLHVELCQAARNAGRLQAQGEREQKRDLPQLVAESPRMREVTSLLERVAGADVNVLITGEHGTGKDVVARWLHAASSRARRAFVPVNAGALADGVFESELFGHVKGAFTDAKADRLGCFELADEGTLFLDEIGTMPAAQQAKLLRVLQSGEFQPVGSSRTRRCDVRVLSATNVNITREVSQGNFREDLLYRLNTVEVQLPPLRERGEDIPALAGQFLATKAQRYGKALRGFTPDALAALLGHPWPGNVRELEHVIERAVVLAGGEEIQVPDLTLRPSAEAVRPIERMTLAEAEAYLIRSAINRTNNANEAASQLGLSRSAFYRRLQALGLKVSE from the coding sequence ATGACGGAGCAAAACAAGCGCAGGCCCAAGGTGCTGGTCGCCGACGACCAGGGTGACATCGTCGCTGCGCTGCGCTTGCTGCTCAAGCAAAATGGCTACGACTGCATCCCCGCGGCAACACCCGCGGAGGTGCTCCAGCAGGCAGAGGTTCAAGATCTGGACCTCTGCTTGGTGGACATGAACTACGCGAGAGATACAACCTCCGGTGGCGAGGGGCTCGAGCTTGTGAGCAAGCTCGCCCGGGTCGCGCCAGATGTCCCCGTGCTGGTGATGACCGCGTGGAGCAGCGTCGGCAGCGCGGTGGAGGCAATGAAGCGCGGCGCCCGGGACTACATCGAGAAGCCGTGGCAAAACGAGCGCCTGCTGGCGGCGATCAAGCTTCACGTTGAGCTGTGCCAGGCAGCACGCAACGCCGGCCGGCTACAGGCACAGGGTGAGCGTGAACAGAAGCGCGATCTCCCGCAACTCGTTGCCGAATCCCCACGGATGCGGGAGGTGACGAGCCTCTTGGAGCGAGTCGCTGGGGCTGACGTGAACGTGCTCATCACCGGCGAACACGGCACCGGCAAGGACGTCGTGGCGCGCTGGCTTCACGCCGCGTCCTCACGCGCGCGTCGTGCGTTCGTTCCTGTGAACGCCGGCGCGCTGGCTGACGGCGTGTTCGAGAGTGAGCTCTTCGGGCACGTGAAAGGCGCCTTCACCGACGCCAAGGCGGATCGCCTCGGCTGTTTCGAGCTCGCGGATGAAGGCACGCTGTTCTTGGATGAGATCGGCACCATGCCCGCGGCTCAGCAGGCCAAGCTCCTGCGCGTGTTGCAGAGCGGCGAGTTCCAGCCCGTTGGCTCGTCGCGCACTCGCCGGTGTGACGTGCGGGTGCTCTCCGCGACGAACGTGAACATCACGCGAGAGGTCTCCCAAGGCAACTTCCGCGAGGATCTACTCTATCGTCTCAACACGGTTGAAGTCCAGCTTCCGCCGCTCAGGGAACGCGGCGAAGACATCCCTGCCCTCGCTGGTCAGTTCCTGGCAACCAAGGCGCAGCGCTACGGCAAGGCGCTTCGCGGATTCACGCCCGACGCCCTAGCCGCCCTGCTCGGCCACCCATGGCCAGGCAACGTGCGCGAACTCGAACACGTCATCGAACGCGCCGTCGTGCTTGCTGGGGGTGAGGAGATCCAGGTGCCGGATTTGACGCTTCGGCCCTCGGCGGAGGCGGTCAGGCCCATCGAGCGCATGACCCTCGCAGAAGCGGAAGCGTACCTGATCCGCTCGGCAATCAACCGCACCAACAACGCGAACGAAGCGGCAAGCCAGCTCGGGCTCTCCCGCAGCGCGTTCTACAGACGCCTGCAGGCGCTGGGCTTGAAGGTCTCCGAATGA
- a CDS encoding ABC transporter permease, with product MSELLFDIRFSLRQLRHSPGFFATLLAVLIAGIGATTAMFSIAESLFMRQLPYEDSKQLDMIWLKQRLFPKSGFSYPDFLDVREQSESYEAVAAVDYAGYSLSAQGAEPEFVPSANVSADFFQLWKQAPLHGRYFTSDDDKTGAPRIAVIGAALWERRFDSDPGIVGRAITLNGNDYTVVGVAHQGFSFSGPYSNECQIWVPIHVSRPDLDEWGRGDHFAHIIGRRKPGVSLESAQAEVGAVMGRLEAKYPDTNTKVSVHVETLHEALVGGSRSSVGTLFGAVGLVFLIVCANVASLLLTRAQGRRAEMALRGALGAPRSRIVRQVLTETVVVFLVGAVGGSLLSFWLVELFRDGLVGGTASLVEVGVDWFALLATSFVCTLCGLLFGLIPALAVSSIEPQSVLKSSAARSGVSGKQKLVRSVLVVAQVTLACALLIGSGLALRGFGRIVDTPLGVDASNVMTGRLLLTGKNYDNEEKMAAFVKGLREKLNTLPETTHVIVNSCMPMMGSNNSGSFKIEGKPDWAPGERPVMERNMVGPGYFQALGTPLIRGREFTEADDGSARNIMIISQTAATKYFPDQDPIGKRIDWGAKRDDTPVWREIVGISADVRKNGPYDEPKAEAFVPYAQSPEPYVSFGVRSRDLAATAKAIPGAVQAVDPTLAVATLRPYEQRVASRTSTQRYAVNMLSAFALAALVLAGMGIFGLVSYSTQQRTRELGLRMALGSPPGAVMRLVVGGGLRLLAIGTLLGLLGAIWLGRNLEDSMPGVERFDLAAFAGIPLVLTLIGALACLLPAWKAMRMPPASALRYE from the coding sequence ATGAGCGAGCTACTCTTCGACATCCGTTTTTCCCTGCGTCAATTACGTCACAGCCCGGGCTTCTTTGCGACGCTGCTTGCGGTGTTGATCGCTGGCATTGGCGCGACCACGGCAATGTTCAGCATCGCCGAGAGCCTCTTCATGCGTCAGCTGCCCTACGAGGACTCGAAGCAGCTGGACATGATCTGGCTCAAGCAGCGGTTGTTCCCCAAATCGGGCTTCTCTTACCCTGACTTTCTCGACGTTCGCGAACAAAGCGAGAGCTATGAGGCGGTCGCGGCGGTTGACTATGCTGGATACAGTCTGAGCGCCCAGGGCGCAGAGCCGGAGTTCGTACCCAGCGCGAACGTCAGCGCGGACTTCTTCCAGCTATGGAAACAGGCGCCCCTCCACGGCCGCTACTTCACTTCAGACGACGACAAGACAGGTGCGCCGCGCATTGCCGTGATTGGCGCCGCACTCTGGGAGCGCCGTTTCGACTCGGATCCAGGCATCGTGGGCCGGGCAATCACGCTAAACGGCAACGACTACACCGTCGTGGGCGTAGCCCATCAGGGTTTCAGTTTCTCCGGTCCCTACTCGAACGAGTGCCAGATCTGGGTGCCGATCCATGTCTCCCGGCCTGACCTGGACGAGTGGGGTCGAGGCGACCACTTCGCGCACATCATCGGACGACGCAAACCAGGCGTTTCCCTCGAGAGCGCTCAAGCTGAGGTCGGCGCGGTCATGGGTCGCTTGGAGGCGAAGTATCCCGACACCAACACCAAGGTCAGCGTGCACGTGGAAACCCTGCACGAGGCGTTGGTAGGGGGATCGCGTTCGTCCGTTGGTACGCTGTTCGGCGCGGTCGGCCTAGTGTTCTTGATCGTGTGCGCAAACGTCGCGAGCTTGCTGCTGACTCGGGCTCAAGGTCGCCGCGCGGAAATGGCACTGCGCGGTGCTCTCGGTGCTCCCAGGTCGCGTATCGTGCGTCAGGTATTGACCGAAACAGTCGTCGTGTTCCTGGTTGGTGCAGTGGGTGGAAGTCTGCTGTCGTTCTGGTTGGTCGAGCTCTTCCGCGACGGCCTGGTTGGCGGCACCGCCAGTCTGGTGGAAGTGGGTGTCGATTGGTTCGCGCTGCTGGCGACGTCCTTCGTCTGTACTCTGTGCGGGCTGCTATTCGGCCTCATCCCAGCTCTCGCCGTCTCGTCGATCGAACCACAGAGCGTCCTGAAGTCCTCGGCGGCGCGCTCCGGAGTGAGCGGTAAGCAGAAGCTCGTGCGGTCTGTGTTGGTCGTTGCCCAGGTCACGCTGGCTTGTGCCTTGCTCATCGGCAGCGGTCTGGCCCTGCGTGGCTTTGGTCGCATCGTGGACACTCCGCTCGGCGTGGACGCCTCGAACGTGATGACGGGCAGGCTGTTGCTCACCGGAAAGAACTACGACAACGAAGAGAAGATGGCCGCATTCGTGAAAGGCCTGCGAGAGAAACTGAACACGCTGCCGGAAACCACCCACGTCATCGTCAACAGCTGCATGCCGATGATGGGTTCCAACAACAGCGGCTCCTTCAAGATCGAAGGCAAGCCCGACTGGGCCCCTGGGGAGCGGCCGGTAATGGAGCGCAACATGGTGGGCCCCGGGTACTTCCAGGCACTAGGCACCCCATTGATCCGAGGTCGCGAGTTCACGGAGGCTGACGATGGATCCGCACGGAACATCATGATCATCAGCCAAACGGCGGCAACAAAGTACTTTCCCGATCAGGATCCGATCGGCAAGCGTATCGATTGGGGCGCCAAGCGTGACGACACGCCCGTATGGCGAGAGATCGTTGGGATCTCCGCAGACGTACGCAAGAACGGCCCCTACGACGAGCCAAAGGCCGAAGCCTTCGTGCCCTACGCTCAGAGCCCGGAACCCTACGTCTCGTTCGGCGTTCGCTCCAGGGACCTGGCAGCAACCGCAAAGGCCATCCCTGGCGCGGTGCAAGCAGTCGACCCCACACTGGCTGTTGCCACCCTGCGCCCCTACGAGCAGCGAGTCGCCAGCCGAACCTCTACGCAACGCTACGCCGTCAACATGCTGAGTGCGTTCGCTCTGGCCGCGCTAGTTCTCGCCGGCATGGGCATCTTCGGTCTCGTGTCGTACTCGACTCAACAGCGCACCCGGGAGCTCGGTCTACGCATGGCCCTCGGCTCACCTCCAGGCGCGGTGATGCGCTTGGTCGTCGGGGGCGGTCTACGCCTGCTCGCCATCGGGACGCTGCTTGGGCTGCTCGGCGCCATCTGGCTCGGACGGAATCTCGAAGACTCGATGCCCGGAGTCGAGCGCTTCGATCTCGCCGCTTTTGCAGGCATTCCCCTGGTCTTGACGCTGATTGGCGCCTTGGCCTGCCTGCTCCCAGCCTGGAAGGCCATGCGCATGCCACCAGCGAGCGCTCTGCGGTATGAGTAG
- a CDS encoding ABC transporter ATP-binding protein: MSRPQPPERLVEHSDPNPQTLAPPASDSPLIRLDGIQKVFLTTELETHALSEVHLEITAGDYVAIEGPSGSGKTTLLSILGLLDVASSGQYLLKGNNVQGLGARERARIRNQEIGFIFQTFNLIGDLSVWENVELPLRYRGLDAAERKRRVNDALEKVQMSHRKQHMPSQLSGGQQQRVAVARAVAGDPSVLLADEPTGSLDSKNGDAVMDLLDELHAQGATICMVTHSREYARRATRAVHLFDGRVVEDVTRAA; encoded by the coding sequence ATGTCAAGGCCGCAACCCCCGGAGAGACTCGTGGAACACTCAGACCCCAACCCCCAAACCCTGGCTCCCCCCGCCAGCGACTCACCGCTGATCCGCCTCGACGGTATCCAGAAGGTCTTCCTGACCACAGAGCTCGAGACCCATGCCCTCAGCGAGGTGCATCTCGAGATCACCGCGGGTGACTACGTCGCCATCGAAGGCCCGTCGGGCTCGGGCAAGACGACGCTGCTCTCCATCCTCGGGCTGCTGGATGTTGCTTCCTCGGGGCAATATCTGCTCAAGGGGAACAACGTCCAAGGCCTGGGCGCCAGAGAACGCGCGCGCATCCGCAACCAAGAAATTGGCTTCATCTTCCAGACCTTCAACCTGATCGGCGATCTCAGTGTGTGGGAGAACGTGGAGCTGCCTCTGCGCTACCGCGGCCTGGACGCTGCGGAGCGCAAGCGACGGGTGAACGACGCGCTCGAGAAGGTGCAGATGTCGCACCGTAAACAGCACATGCCGAGCCAGCTGTCAGGTGGCCAGCAGCAGCGCGTTGCCGTCGCGCGCGCTGTCGCGGGGGACCCGAGCGTGCTCCTCGCTGACGAGCCGACGGGCTCCCTCGACTCGAAGAACGGCGACGCCGTCATGGACTTGCTCGACGAGCTGCACGCTCAGGGGGCCACGATTTGTATGGTCACTCACAGCCGTGAGTACGCGCGCCGCGCAACTCGTGCGGTGCACCTCTTCGATGGGCGCGTCGTGGAAGACGTCACCCGAGCCGCCTGA
- a CDS encoding HlyD family efflux transporter periplasmic adaptor subunit, with protein MRKPTRSHVGARRALWAAAALAGITCVTALSWPRGERARHVERSGVWTERVQRGDLVRQVLAQGTLVPEEVRWLSAESAARVKRISVRPGEVVKADTVVLVLENSELELATLEAERAAASANSYLVQLDVRTDIERRAHETQLLALHKDLKQAARDEGLMDRLAPGGLVSAQAVSTAKDSAESLRAQVKSERQLERALKRGRSRQLAAQRSEGKRLQEIADFRRKQLAALEVKAGIAGVVQEIPLESGQWVAIGTTLAKVAKPEKLKAEVRVSQQDAGSIHRGLGVRFESPAGEFRGTVERVDPAVVGGSVRVEVNLDQSLPKGARVDQSVTAHIEIETLRDVLYVARPSGVQEASSAPLYRMRDANGADRISARLGRASNRHIEVQAGLKEGDEVIISDTSSWESAPRIVLD; from the coding sequence GTGCGGAAGCCAACCAGGAGCCACGTCGGTGCGCGCCGGGCACTGTGGGCAGCTGCGGCGTTGGCGGGTATCACCTGCGTGACGGCTCTCAGCTGGCCTCGTGGGGAACGCGCTCGCCACGTTGAACGCAGCGGCGTGTGGACCGAGCGCGTCCAGCGCGGCGACTTGGTCCGCCAGGTGCTGGCGCAAGGCACCTTGGTGCCGGAAGAGGTCCGCTGGCTGAGCGCTGAGAGCGCCGCGAGGGTCAAGCGCATTTCCGTGCGGCCAGGTGAAGTCGTCAAGGCAGATACCGTGGTCTTGGTCCTCGAGAACTCCGAGTTGGAGCTCGCGACTCTCGAGGCCGAGCGAGCCGCAGCGAGCGCCAACTCCTATCTGGTTCAACTGGATGTCCGCACGGATATTGAGCGCCGCGCTCACGAGACCCAGCTACTCGCCCTCCACAAAGACCTGAAGCAAGCCGCACGAGACGAAGGGCTGATGGATCGCCTCGCACCAGGCGGCCTAGTCAGTGCTCAGGCGGTGAGCACGGCGAAAGACAGTGCTGAGAGCCTACGCGCGCAAGTGAAGAGCGAACGCCAGCTCGAGCGCGCGCTGAAGCGCGGACGCTCGCGGCAGCTGGCCGCTCAACGAAGCGAGGGCAAGCGCCTGCAGGAAATCGCTGACTTCCGCCGCAAGCAACTCGCGGCCTTGGAAGTGAAGGCCGGCATCGCAGGCGTCGTACAGGAGATCCCCCTCGAGAGCGGCCAATGGGTCGCCATCGGCACCACCTTGGCCAAGGTCGCCAAGCCAGAAAAGCTGAAGGCCGAAGTGCGAGTATCCCAGCAGGACGCGGGCAGCATACACCGCGGCCTTGGGGTGCGCTTCGAGTCCCCTGCCGGCGAGTTCCGTGGCACCGTCGAGCGCGTCGACCCCGCCGTCGTCGGTGGCAGCGTGCGCGTGGAGGTGAACCTCGACCAGAGCTTGCCCAAGGGAGCCCGTGTCGATCAGAGCGTCACCGCCCACATCGAGATCGAAACGCTGCGTGACGTGCTCTACGTCGCGCGCCCGAGCGGTGTACAGGAAGCGAGCAGCGCACCGCTCTACCGTATGCGTGACGCCAACGGCGCGGATCGCATTAGCGCGCGGTTAGGCCGCGCGTCCAACAGACACATCGAAGTTCAGGCCGGACTCAAGGAAGGCGACGAGGTCATCATCTCCGACACCTCCAGTTGGGAGTCCGCACCGAGAATCGTGCTCGACTGA
- a CDS encoding autotransporter domain-containing protein → MKRWAISIGTAAAVFVCSSAALAESAPETHDGFFFRIGPTLGPLSITGKADAGGPEVTYSGFSFGSELMFGGTPANGLVIGGGLLYSQVSDPTRELGGAEVTLDGTMFITSANLFGQYYFDPTKGGHLQLMIGYGGIDFVSAQGESGGNDPVGVNLAIGGGYDFWIGSEWSVGPFLRVQYASMKPSDVEVSYSYLFPTLGASFTYH, encoded by the coding sequence ATGAAGCGATGGGCGATCTCGATTGGGACGGCGGCAGCCGTATTCGTGTGTTCTAGCGCGGCGCTGGCCGAGTCCGCACCGGAGACTCACGACGGGTTCTTTTTTCGGATCGGGCCGACACTCGGTCCGCTAAGCATCACGGGGAAGGCGGATGCTGGCGGCCCGGAGGTCACCTATAGCGGGTTCTCGTTTGGTAGCGAGTTGATGTTCGGCGGAACCCCCGCGAACGGACTCGTGATCGGAGGTGGTCTGCTCTACTCGCAGGTGTCGGATCCGACACGTGAGCTTGGAGGCGCGGAAGTCACACTAGATGGCACGATGTTCATCACCTCTGCGAACCTCTTTGGACAGTACTACTTTGATCCCACGAAGGGTGGGCACCTCCAGCTCATGATCGGCTACGGCGGCATCGACTTCGTTAGCGCACAAGGCGAGAGCGGGGGCAATGACCCAGTGGGCGTCAACCTCGCCATCGGCGGTGGATACGACTTCTGGATCGGCAGCGAGTGGAGCGTCGGGCCGTTCCTGCGCGTCCAGTACGCGAGCATGAAGCCTTCTGATGTCGAAGTAAGCTACAGCTATCTGTTCCCCACTCTGGGGGCAAGCTTCACTTACCACTGA